From a single Populus nigra chromosome 18, ddPopNigr1.1, whole genome shotgun sequence genomic region:
- the LOC133678391 gene encoding peroxidase 5-like translates to MVSSKKLTQMCVTFWVAVLFCQSVQSHLQVGFYRNSCRRAESIVRGAVRHAIHQDRGVAAGLIRMHFHDCFVRGCEGSVLLDSTSSNKAEKDSAANFPSLRGFEVIDDAKARLEAECQGVVSCADILAFAARDSFDLTGGIDYDVPAGRRDGIVSLASETFSNLPPPTFNVDQLTQRFSDKGLTQEEMVTLSGAHTIGDSQCTSFTDRLYNFSGTNSQDPSLDSKYAASLRKSCPEDSTDPNLEVPMDTRTPTISDVNYYKDILANRGLFTSDQTLLTNPATAREVKSNARSSSVWKRKFAAAMVKMGQIEVLTGNKGEIRANCRVVNS, encoded by the exons AGAAATTCATGCAGGAGGGCCGAGTCCATTGTGAGAGGTGCTGTTAGACATGCTATCCATCAGGATAGAGGGGTTGCTGCTGGTCTTATAAGAATGCACTTTCACGATTGTTTTGTCAGG ggttGCGAAGGATCCGTGCTTCTTGACTCCACCTCGTCAAACAAAGCAGAAAAGGACTCTGCTGCAAACTTCCCTAGTCTGCGTGGCTTTGAAGTCATTGACGATGCAAAGGCTAGACTAGAAGCTGAGTGTCAAGGAGTCGTTTCGTGTGCTGATATCCTCGCATTTGCAGCAAGGGATAGCTTTGATTTA ACTGGAGGGATTGACTATGATGTTCCAGCAGGAAGAAGAGATGGCATAGTTTCACTAGCCTCGGAGACTTTTTCCAACTTACCTCCCCCAACCTTTAATGTCGATCAACTCACTCAGAGATTTTCAGACAAGGGTTTAACTCAAGAAGAAATGGTTACACTCTCTG GAGCACACACCATCGGTGATTCACAGTGTACGTCCTTCACTGATAGATTATACAACTTCAGTGGCACAAATAGCCAAGACCCAAGTTTAGATTCCAAATATGCAGCCAGTCTGAGGAAGAGTTGCCCAGAAGATAGTACAGATCCTAACTTGGAAGTGCCAATGGACACTCGTACTCCAACCATCAGTGATGTAAATTACTACAAGGATATACTGGCAAACCGAGGCTTGTTCACTTCAGATCAAACTCTCTTGACCAACCCAGCAACAGCAAGAGAAGTGAAATCGAATGCAAGGAGTTCTTCAGTTTGGAAGAGAAAATTTGCTGCAGCAATGGTGAAAATGGGCCAGATTGAAGTTCTGACTGGTAACAAAGGAGAGATTCGGGCAAATTGTAGGGTCGTCAACAGCTGA